The Bacteroidota bacterium genome contains a region encoding:
- a CDS encoding glycosyltransferase family 2 protein, with the protein MKTAVVILNWNGRNFLEKFLPSVTRYSKGDASIFIIDNASSDDSISFVKTHYPEITILKNAHNGGFSKGYNEGLKKIDAQYFVLLNSDVEVTENWIAPIVQLLDEQPEIAACQPKIKSFHQKNQFEYAGAAGGFLDKHYYPFCRGRIFDSVEEDNGQYDNTREVFWASGACLFVRADLYSKLGGLDEDFFAHMEEIDLCWRLKNTGYKIMASHLSTVYHVGGGTLSKINPRKTFLNFRNNLFIITKNCERKKLFPMLFKRMVLDGIAAGKFLFSGSPSHAFAVLRAHFSFYAQFNGMYKKRKLVTPIPYTSTSTQYKKSIIWDYYVRQHKHFSEIDSRNFLI; encoded by the coding sequence ATTAAAACAGCTGTTGTTATTTTAAATTGGAACGGCAGAAATTTTCTTGAAAAATTTTTGCCTTCGGTAACACGTTATTCAAAAGGGGACGCAAGTATTTTCATTATAGATAATGCCTCAAGCGACGACTCTATTTCATTTGTTAAAACGCATTACCCCGAAATTACAATCCTCAAAAATGCACACAATGGTGGTTTTTCCAAAGGCTATAATGAAGGATTAAAAAAAATTGATGCCCAGTATTTTGTGCTCTTAAATTCGGATGTGGAGGTGACTGAAAATTGGATAGCCCCTATTGTTCAACTGCTTGATGAACAACCTGAAATTGCAGCTTGTCAACCTAAAATTAAATCATTTCATCAAAAAAACCAGTTTGAATATGCAGGCGCTGCCGGTGGTTTTTTAGATAAGCATTATTATCCTTTTTGCAGGGGTCGTATTTTTGATTCGGTAGAAGAAGACAATGGCCAATACGACAACACTCGTGAGGTGTTTTGGGCTTCTGGCGCCTGTCTTTTTGTGCGTGCCGATTTATATTCAAAATTAGGCGGATTAGATGAAGATTTTTTTGCCCACATGGAAGAAATAGATTTGTGCTGGCGTTTAAAAAATACCGGTTATAAAATTATGGCAAGCCACCTTAGCACAGTTTATCATGTTGGTGGAGGAACACTATCAAAAATAAATCCACGCAAAACCTTTCTAAATTTTAGAAACAACTTGTTTATCATTACCAAAAACTGTGAACGCAAAAAGCTATTCCCAATGCTATTTAAGCGAATGGTATTGGATGGAATTGCAGCCGGTAAATTTTTATTCTCAGGAAGTCCATCGCACGCATTTGCTGTTTTAAGAGCCCATTTTAGCTTTTATGCACAGTTTAATGGCATGTACAAAAAACGTAAGTTAGTTACCCCAATACCTTACACAAGTACTTCAACGCAATACAAAAAAAGCATTATCTGGGACTACTACGTGCGCCAACACAAGCATTTCTCGGAAATTGATTCTCGAAATTTTCTCATTTAA
- a CDS encoding PKD domain-containing protein, whose protein sequence is MLLCVPTFLVNAQSADVLKADELFAQKKYREAAEAYRLLLTRENEYQLSSKIGNCYLILEEYAQAENYYEKVMRYGQRKEIEIFNYAECLKKNLKFTDAKRWYNEAVLKDPKDKNAKRMANSCQMFLDNMKSGACSIISANKNCFTLDASFSVDNAVPDLVYQWEFDNGEKLEGQVVNYCFPGAGKRQIKLNTYDKTKNYSLKTDTVLYLTIDGIPISFKNSESPQINDLINFDASNSLIDGATITDYFWDFGDGNLSLGKLTEHSFKASGTYTIKLTVTAQSIDGKQDIIYCGYKRITVEGESYQEKSLLDVLKEEAVEREKEKKTKPTKNQKR, encoded by the coding sequence ATGCTCTTATGTGTGCCTACTTTTTTGGTAAATGCACAAAGTGCTGATGTGCTAAAAGCAGATGAATTGTTTGCGCAAAAAAAATACCGTGAAGCTGCAGAAGCTTATCGTTTGTTACTTACACGCGAAAATGAATATCAGCTGAGTTCAAAAATTGGGAATTGCTATTTGATTTTAGAAGAATATGCGCAAGCAGAGAACTATTATGAAAAAGTGATGCGTTACGGTCAGCGCAAAGAAATCGAGATTTTCAATTATGCCGAATGCCTAAAGAAAAATTTAAAATTTACCGATGCAAAACGTTGGTACAACGAAGCAGTATTAAAGGACCCAAAGGATAAAAATGCAAAACGAATGGCAAATTCCTGCCAAATGTTTTTAGACAATATGAAAAGTGGCGCATGCAGTATAATTAGTGCCAATAAGAATTGCTTTACCCTTGATGCCTCTTTTTCGGTTGATAATGCAGTCCCTGATTTAGTTTACCAATGGGAATTCGATAACGGCGAAAAACTAGAAGGCCAAGTTGTAAATTATTGTTTTCCGGGTGCAGGCAAACGACAAATAAAATTAAACACCTACGATAAAACAAAAAATTATTCCTTAAAAACAGATACGGTGCTCTATCTTACAATTGATGGAATTCCTATTAGCTTTAAAAATTCTGAGAGCCCTCAAATTAACGACTTAATTAATTTTGATGCTTCCAATTCACTTATTGATGGAGCTACTATTACCGACTATTTTTGGGATTTTGGAGATGGCAATCTTAGTTTGGGAAAACTAACCGAACATTCATTTAAAGCCAGCGGTACTTATACTATTAAGCTCACGGTAACTGCACAGTCAATTGATGGTAAGCAAGACATCATTTATTGTGGTTACAAGCGTATTACCGTGGAAGGCGAAAGTTACCAAGAAAAAAGTTTGTTGGATGTATTAAAGGAAGAAGCAGTTGAACGTGAGAAAGAGAAAAAAACAAAGCCTACAAAAAATCAAAAACGTTAA